Proteins encoded in a region of the Suncus etruscus isolate mSunEtr1 chromosome 1, mSunEtr1.pri.cur, whole genome shotgun sequence genome:
- the PGAP4 gene encoding post-GPI attachment to proteins factor 4 has product MSTPSSPAAMLLRRLRRLSWGSTAVQLFILTVVTFGLLAPLACHRLLHSYFYLRHWHLNQMSQEFLQQSLKEGEAALHYFEELPSANGSVPIVWQATPRPWLVITIITVDRQPGFHYVLQVVSQFHRLLQQCGPQCEGHQLFLCNVERSVSHFDAKLLSKYVPVANRYEGTEDDYGDDPSTNSFEKEKQDYVYCLESSLQTYNPDYVLMVEDDAVPEEQIFPVLEHLLRARFSEPHLKDALYLKLYHPERLQHYINPEPMRILEWLGVGMVLGPLLTWIYMRFASRPGFSWPVLLFFSLYSMGLVELVGRHYFLELRRLSPSLYSVVPASHCCTPAMLFPAPAARRTLTYLSQVYCHKGFGKDTALFSLLKAKGERAYVVEPNLVKHIGLFSSLRYNFQPSLL; this is encoded by the coding sequence ATGAGCACCCCCTCTTCTCCAGCTGCCATGCTGCTCCGGAGGCTTAGGCGGCTCTCCTGGGGCAGCACTGCTGTCCAGCTCTTCATCTTGACGGTGGTGACATTCGGCTTGTTGGCCCCCCTTGCCTGTCACCGACTTCTCCACTCCTATTTCTATCTACGCCACTGGCACCTGAACCAAATGAGCCAAGAATTCCTGCAGCAAAGCTTGAAAGAGGGTGAAGCAGCCCTCCATTACTTCGAGGAGCTGCCCTCCGCCAATGGCTCAGTGCCCATTGTCTGGCAGGCCACCCCTCGCCCCTGGCTGGTCATCACCATCATCACTGTGGACAGGCAGCCAGGCTTCCACTATGTCCTGCAGGTGGTGTCCCAGTTCCACCGGCTGCTTCAGCAGTGTGGCCCCCAGTGTGAGGGGCACCAGCTCTTCCTGTGCAATGTGGAACGGAGCGTGAGTCATTTCGATGCCAAGCTGCTGTCCAAGTATGTCCCAGTTGCCAACCGCTATGAGGGCACAGAGGACGATTATGGTGATGACCCTTCAACTAACTCATTCGAGAAAGAGAAGCAGGACTATGTGTATTGCCTGGAGTCATCCTTGCAGACCTATAACCCAGACTATGTCCTGATGGTGGAAGACGATGCCGTTCCTGAGGAGCAGATCTTCCCCGTCTTGGAGCACCTCCTGAGGGCTCGCTTCTCTGAGCCGCACCTCAAAGATGCCCTTTACTTGAAGCTCTACCATCCCGAGAGGCTCCAGCACTACATCAACCCCGAGCCCATGCGAATCTTGGAGTGGCTGGGTGTGGGCATGGTGCTGGGGCCTCTCCTAACCTGGATCTACATGCGCTTTGCCAGCCGTCCCGGCTTCAGCTGGCCAGTCCTgctcttcttctccctctatAGCATGGGTCTGGTGGAGCTGGTGGGCCGCCACTACTTTCTGGAACTGCGGAGGTTGAGCCCTTCCTTGTACAGCGTGGTCCCCGCTTCCCACTGCTGCACCCCAGCCATGCTTTTCCCTGCCCCCGCAGCCCGCCGGACCCTCACCTACCTGTCCCAGGTATACTGCCACAAGGGCTTTGGCAAAGATACGGCCCTGTTCTCCCTACTGAAGGCCAAGGGCGAGCGAGCCTATGTGGTAGAGCCCAACCTCGTGAAACACATTGGGCTCTTCTCCAGCCTCCGGTACAACTTCCAGCCCAGTCTGCTCTAG